The following coding sequences lie in one Moritella viscosa genomic window:
- a CDS encoding antibiotic resistance protein, MarC family, whose amino-acid sequence MSQLLEHAVTVFMAFFAIMNPIANTTVFAGLTGTMGKSKQVKIAVKSLTITFVIIVLFSILGKSIFHLFGITLPALRITGGILVFLVGYHMLQGKSSKLHTAEESNDSDVAVSPLAVPLLAGPGTIATAMNYSSAGGWGEIIITISAFAVLCLITFVCFIFSSKIISAIGESGLSIVTRLMGLILAVIGVEMLIGGVTAVIGTIG is encoded by the coding sequence ATGAGCCAATTACTTGAACATGCTGTGACCGTTTTTATGGCCTTTTTTGCCATTATGAATCCGATTGCAAATACCACCGTTTTTGCTGGATTAACAGGGACTATGGGCAAGTCGAAACAAGTCAAAATTGCCGTTAAATCTCTCACTATCACCTTTGTTATTATTGTTTTATTTTCGATTTTAGGTAAATCAATCTTCCATCTATTTGGGATCACGTTACCTGCATTACGTATAACGGGTGGCATTTTGGTATTCCTTGTCGGTTATCATATGCTGCAAGGAAAAAGTTCGAAGTTACATACCGCAGAAGAAAGTAACGATTCAGATGTTGCTGTATCACCGCTAGCTGTACCACTGCTTGCGGGACCAGGCACGATAGCAACTGCAATGAACTATTCATCAGCAGGTGGATGGGGTGAAATTATTATTACAATATCGGCGTTTGCTGTTTTATGTCTTATCACCTTTGTTTGTTTTATTTTTTCGTCAAAGATCATATCGGCAATCGGTGAGAGTGGACTGAGTATTGTTACTCGCCTTATGGGGCTGATCTTGGCTGTTATCGGTGTGGAAATGCTGATCGGCGGTGTAACGGCGGTTATTGGTACGATAGGCTAA
- a CDS encoding membrane protein: MSRFFIVQLLVIVLLFFYAVPNYVMPLLEPLWLQPGKVKFQALRSQGVANILAEQLNSQASKGGSNSVNLDDFPYTVKVQRFSELSLTKAQFNTLKKNDFWVHPDTLNSYKLLDNNQVLIIGDPDMRSESSLSYSQHEIMGTVFLLIQEFNQTPIEHWDTLTQQLTINFRYPIELLSIDNLPLSIDEVEQLKQGKLLTQTTLNGYKYGSGIDRFYQQLSNGRILSGGPISPFITDEITVGNISILLSIGMFNVLILLIWLLPTWRSIYYLNQVTSKFRSQDYTCRMPILFASLLNPQARTFNQMAQRTEQLFYDNQQLIHTSSKALKQPLAKIEKQLEQYKKGMQQSETLDQMEQSVNDMRDITSLILLIGKFNREKENRQFVPIKLTEWINKHSLQWQIKLDSKLTVINHSESDIEPDILTYIDPYFFDNAILSILSLSIGTTLGLELHLTINQKVSQILVYKSEHETDVKMPINLNAQYLLLFAQQCKGQVIRNNLNNTITLEIPNVLS, translated from the coding sequence TTGAGCCGTTTTTTTATCGTACAGCTATTAGTTATTGTGCTGTTGTTTTTTTATGCTGTACCAAATTATGTCATGCCGTTATTAGAACCTCTTTGGTTACAACCAGGGAAAGTTAAGTTTCAGGCTTTAAGAAGTCAAGGCGTTGCAAATATACTAGCAGAACAATTGAATTCACAAGCAAGTAAAGGTGGCTCAAATAGCGTTAATCTGGATGATTTCCCCTACACAGTAAAGGTTCAAAGGTTTAGCGAACTCAGTCTCACTAAAGCGCAATTTAATACATTAAAAAAAAATGATTTCTGGGTTCATCCAGATACGCTGAACTCATATAAATTGTTAGATAATAATCAAGTACTTATTATTGGTGACCCTGATATGCGAAGCGAGTCGAGTTTGTCATACTCTCAGCATGAAATTATGGGTACCGTGTTTTTACTCATCCAAGAATTTAATCAGACACCCATTGAGCACTGGGATACTCTAACTCAACAATTAACGATTAATTTTCGTTATCCAATAGAGCTCCTATCTATCGATAATTTACCTTTATCCATAGATGAGGTTGAACAACTTAAGCAAGGAAAGTTACTTACTCAAACTACTCTAAATGGTTATAAATATGGTTCGGGCATTGATCGGTTTTATCAGCAATTATCCAATGGTCGTATATTATCCGGAGGTCCAATTTCCCCATTTATTACAGATGAAATTACCGTTGGGAATATTTCTATCTTGCTTAGTATTGGGATGTTCAATGTATTGATATTGCTAATATGGTTGCTACCGACTTGGCGTTCGATCTACTATTTAAACCAAGTAACCAGCAAGTTCAGATCACAAGACTATACCTGCCGAATGCCTATCCTTTTTGCTAGTTTGCTAAACCCTCAAGCTCGAACCTTTAACCAGATGGCGCAAAGAACGGAGCAACTTTTTTATGATAACCAACAATTGATCCATACCTCTTCAAAAGCACTCAAACAGCCCTTGGCCAAAATTGAAAAACAGCTAGAGCAATACAAAAAAGGCATGCAACAAAGCGAGACTTTAGACCAAATGGAACAGTCGGTTAATGATATGCGCGATATTACTTCATTGATTTTATTAATAGGAAAATTTAACCGAGAAAAAGAGAACCGTCAATTTGTGCCGATTAAATTGACCGAGTGGATAAATAAACATTCACTGCAATGGCAAATAAAGCTTGATAGCAAACTGACTGTTATCAATCATTCTGAAAGTGATATCGAGCCTGATATTTTAACGTATATAGACCCTTATTTTTTTGATAACGCTATCTTAAGCATACTGAGTCTTTCAATAGGGACAACGCTCGGATTAGAACTGCATTTAACCATTAACCAGAAAGTGAGTCAGATTTTGGTTTATAAAAGTGAGCATGAAACAGATGTTAAGATGCCTATAAATCTAAATGCACAGTATCTTTTACTATTTGCTCAGCAGTGTAAGGGCCAGGTTATTCGTAATAATTTAAACAATACAATAACGTTGGAGATACCCAATGTTCTTTCGTAA
- a CDS encoding response regulator yields the protein MERIMKRQSILVIEDDIGIAESICDYLQQENFNASYESNGLLAEKRILAEQPSLVLLDVMLPGKDGISICRDVRSSYNGYILMFTAKEDDIDQIVGLEVGADDYLIKPIKPRLLLAKIKAFLRRTTSTKADLPIQLIQFGALSIDSLNRKVTLNGIYVYLTSAEFDLLEILAKNAGKIMSRTQISIQLFGKEFDGLERGIDNRISQLRKKLLDNDQVNPRFKTIRNKGYVLAPGAWGVEAQ from the coding sequence ATGGAACGGATCATGAAGCGTCAAAGTATTCTAGTTATTGAAGATGATATAGGTATTGCAGAGTCTATTTGTGACTACCTGCAGCAAGAAAACTTTAATGCTAGTTATGAGTCAAATGGATTACTTGCAGAAAAAAGAATATTGGCAGAACAGCCCTCTTTAGTGTTGCTCGATGTAATGTTGCCCGGAAAAGATGGTATCAGTATATGTCGAGATGTGCGTTCCTCTTATAACGGTTATATTTTAATGTTCACAGCAAAAGAGGATGATATCGACCAAATTGTCGGGCTAGAAGTTGGCGCAGATGACTATCTTATAAAACCAATCAAGCCACGCCTATTATTAGCCAAAATCAAAGCATTCTTACGCCGAACAACTTCCACAAAAGCAGACTTACCGATACAACTTATTCAATTTGGTGCATTATCTATCGATTCACTCAATCGAAAAGTCACTCTAAATGGCATCTACGTATACCTTACTAGCGCAGAATTTGATTTATTAGAAATACTGGCAAAAAATGCAGGAAAAATAATGTCTCGAACTCAGATTTCCATTCAACTGTTTGGCAAGGAATTTGATGGTTTAGAGCGAGGTATTGATAACAGAATAAGCCAATTAAGAAAAAAACTACTTGATAATGATCAGGTAAACCCTCGCTTTAAAACCATCAGAAATAAAGGGTACGTATTAGCTCCGGGGGCTTGGGGAGTTGAAGCCCAATAA
- a CDS encoding putative exported protein: protein MNKSAILIIGMLTSGFVQANGWTGNGWTGNVNGFVGNKSLDSDWGEFDSQSEFGIISDFGHQSWPFLIAIDVFASLDDADNKENKSSKGRLRVDAVTSEVMVGIRRYYDFNYVITPYLGGGITSAYGHREIKQSDGTYKDEHDRGVGLWIGGGLVWKPWKHFNIGADIRYSHAEIDLFGKELNAGGLHTGLTAGFNW from the coding sequence ATGAACAAAAGTGCTATATTGATTATTGGAATGCTTACTTCTGGATTCGTACAGGCAAATGGATGGACCGGTAATGGATGGACCGGTAATGTAAATGGTTTTGTCGGTAATAAGTCATTAGACAGTGATTGGGGGGAGTTTGATTCACAGAGTGAATTTGGCATTATCAGTGATTTTGGCCACCAAAGTTGGCCCTTTCTTATTGCGATTGATGTTTTTGCTTCTCTCGATGATGCTGATAATAAAGAGAATAAAAGTAGTAAAGGTCGTTTGCGTGTTGATGCTGTAACGTCCGAGGTTATGGTTGGTATTAGACGTTATTATGATTTTAATTACGTCATTACCCCCTACCTCGGAGGCGGGATCACTTCAGCTTATGGCCATCGAGAAATTAAACAATCCGATGGTACGTATAAGGATGAACATGATCGAGGTGTCGGGCTTTGGATCGGTGGGGGGTTAGTATGGAAACCATGGAAGCACTTCAATATCGGTGCTGATATTCGTTACTCGCATGCCGAGATTGATCTTTTTGGAAAAGAGCTAAATGCTGGCGGGCTTCATACAGGCCTGACTGCTGGATTTAATTGGTAG
- a CDS encoding membrane protein, translated as MIVRSYSKFSKDNPFCHKLHIISLLIITLFSIYQVLEFNRVIFFIGFIFIIPSIVLLSKSSTYKRKYLS; from the coding sequence ATGATTGTTCGGTCTTACTCAAAATTTTCAAAAGATAATCCATTTTGCCATAAATTGCATATCATTTCTTTATTGATCATAACCTTATTTTCGATTTATCAAGTATTAGAATTCAACCGCGTTATTTTTTTTATAGGGTTTATTTTTATTATTCCTTCGATAGTACTGCTATCTAAATCATCAACGTATAAAAGAAAATATTTAAGCTAA
- a CDS encoding putative lipoprotein has protein sequence MIMKKYTILVLILALAGCDKDVKSVDRSKVAESPVKVEVPDKVEVPDTSVIKLTTDPVFQVKKGTRFVTDQLTFNFVKTINAEIKVYDKDHAMIFEKVISSAASEITVNVGSGYNNTSLKYGKYFYEISTSLPDGSAEEVFKGSFDKILRPIATFNNKISDISIFGDTLYVATGDMMKDVEVRSVNIKSDDITLLNISGKDLPKPIYDMARVGNKLYMGGRKDQYMGGKLLVEYDLDSNIVSDLDSRLSCKTKNDDECSAVFSLASMLDKLYIGTSDGLFSYKDGLFSKITEHGLDEFTDFKSLFVDSQDRVWAGSMIKGGISYYAKGSWTPMTELNSQMPAGGILAFSEDNNRNIYMANNINGLIKYNSESNNLEQFTPHNSGIIDHNLVSVAYTDGIIVGSHDYGIAKSEDGSDWEVTDNSNSLMAPIKTDACQWNPDSAGCKKVLVVERIVENKDGRVFAAIGKGIYELY, from the coding sequence ATGATAATGAAAAAATACACAATATTAGTTTTAATACTTGCTTTGGCAGGTTGTGATAAGGATGTTAAGTCAGTTGATCGTTCTAAAGTAGCGGAATCACCTGTGAAAGTGGAGGTGCCTGACAAGGTGGAAGTACCTGACACGTCAGTTATTAAGCTAACAACCGACCCTGTATTTCAAGTGAAGAAGGGCACTCGGTTTGTAACCGATCAACTTACGTTTAATTTTGTTAAAACCATTAATGCAGAAATTAAAGTTTATGATAAAGATCATGCGATGATTTTTGAGAAGGTTATATCTTCTGCTGCATCTGAAATTACTGTTAATGTGGGCTCTGGGTACAATAATACAAGCCTTAAATATGGTAAATATTTTTATGAGATAAGTACTTCTTTACCTGACGGTTCAGCAGAAGAAGTATTTAAGGGATCATTTGATAAAATCCTTCGTCCTATAGCCACATTTAACAATAAGATTTCAGATATTAGTATTTTTGGCGATACGCTCTATGTCGCTACAGGCGATATGATGAAGGATGTAGAAGTTCGTTCCGTTAATATTAAATCGGACGACATAACGCTACTGAATATATCTGGGAAAGATTTACCTAAACCTATTTATGATATGGCTAGAGTAGGTAATAAACTATATATGGGTGGTCGGAAGGATCAATATATGGGAGGGAAGCTACTTGTTGAATATGACTTGGATAGCAACATAGTATCCGATCTAGACAGTCGATTATCATGCAAAACAAAGAATGATGATGAGTGTTCTGCTGTATTCAGTTTAGCTTCTATGTTAGATAAGCTTTATATAGGGACTAGTGATGGATTATTTTCTTATAAAGATGGCTTATTTTCTAAAATCACAGAACATGGCCTAGATGAGTTTACAGACTTTAAATCTTTATTTGTTGATAGCCAAGATCGTGTATGGGCGGGTTCTATGATAAAAGGTGGTATTTCTTATTATGCAAAAGGTTCTTGGACACCAATGACAGAGCTTAACTCCCAAATGCCTGCTGGCGGGATACTTGCTTTTTCTGAAGATAATAATAGAAATATTTACATGGCTAATAATATTAATGGATTAATAAAATATAATTCTGAATCTAATAACTTGGAGCAGTTTACACCTCATAATTCAGGGATTATAGACCATAATTTAGTATCTGTTGCATATACTGACGGGATTATTGTTGGCTCACATGATTATGGTATTGCTAAATCTGAAGATGGCTCCGATTGGGAAGTAACTGATAATAGCAATTCTTTGATGGCTCCAATCAAAACTGATGCTTGTCAATGGAACCCGGATTCAGCAGGTTGCAAAAAAGTGTTGGTCGTTGAACGTATTGTTGAAAATAAAGATGGCCGAGTTTTTGCTGCTATTGGTAAAGGTATTTACGAATTATATTAA
- a CDS encoding putative lipoprotein, translating into MKNTFLIGLICLFLAGCGSGDPGDTSTKDISTEDKPAPIINSNISAFAALKKDGSVVTWGSSWGGDSSAVAGELTDVSVIYSTNGAFAALKKDGSVVTWGEPDFGGDSSAVAGELTDVSVIYPAGDTFAALKKDGSVVTWGNSRRGGDSSSVANELTDIRVIYSTDSAFAALKKTAR; encoded by the coding sequence ATGAAAAACACTTTTTTAATTGGACTGATTTGCTTGTTTTTAGCGGGATGTGGTAGTGGTGATCCTGGAGATACCTCTACTAAAGATATTTCCACTGAGGATAAACCAGCCCCTATTATTAATTCTAATATTTCTGCTTTTGCAGCATTAAAAAAAGACGGTTCGGTAGTAACCTGGGGTTCTTCTTGGGGCGGCGATTCTAGTGCGGTTGCTGGTGAATTAACGGATGTCAGCGTTATTTATTCGACTAATGGCGCTTTTGCGGCGTTAAAAAAAGACGGTTCAGTAGTAACTTGGGGTGAGCCTGATTTTGGTGGCGATTCTAGTGCGGTTGCTGGTGAATTAACGGATGTCAGTGTTATTTATCCTGCAGGAGATACTTTTGCAGCGTTAAAAAAAGACGGTTCGGTAGTCACTTGGGGTAATAGTCGACGTGGTGGTGATTCGAGTTCGGTTGCTAATGAATTAACGGATATCAGAGTTATTTATTCTACAGATTCTGCTTTTGCTGCATTAAAAAAGACGGCTCGGTAG
- a CDS encoding putative GTP-binding protein, whose product MSTDMSITTTEHSVTRALLISIRTPCTTQQDVDESLSELGRLVHTLGFSVVGTKTQRQKSTKQLSVLGAGKLEELASLTGESTFYEDEVQIELDQDELSQLLATTDVKCQANIVVFDCELSPNQLSNVKAALGVEVYDRTRVIIEIFSKHARTRTAKLQVEIARLNYLTPRLRDESSGDRERQKGRSISETVFEINRRRVRTKIAELRRELTKVQREMQGRSSGRIEQLTVALVGYTNAGKSSLMRALTGSEVLVEDKLFATLDTTIRTLQPPTQPRILISDTVGFIQKLPHDLVASFHSTLEEAKNADLLLYVVDASDENFISQLAIVDHVLGQLNIDLNNKVLLLNKVDCLNEEQQLDLLERYPDALQISAHDKGDVAFVHQEIQNLLEKKMCPACFDIPYTASGVIGEIHSKMQVLEEEYHEKGIRITLKASPVALERLHKMLQLTTF is encoded by the coding sequence ATGAGCACCGACATGTCGATCACAACAACAGAACACTCTGTTACCCGCGCCTTACTAATTTCTATTCGCACACCTTGTACTACGCAACAGGACGTGGACGAATCATTATCTGAATTAGGCCGTTTAGTTCATACTCTCGGCTTTTCTGTGGTTGGGACTAAAACGCAACGACAAAAATCGACCAAACAACTGTCAGTATTAGGCGCAGGTAAACTAGAAGAATTAGCCTCGTTAACAGGTGAAAGCACATTTTATGAAGATGAAGTGCAGATTGAATTAGACCAAGACGAGTTAAGCCAATTATTAGCAACAACAGATGTTAAATGCCAAGCCAACATTGTGGTATTCGATTGCGAACTAAGCCCGAATCAATTAAGTAATGTTAAGGCGGCACTCGGCGTAGAAGTTTACGATCGTACCCGCGTTATTATCGAAATTTTTAGTAAACACGCACGTACTCGTACTGCGAAGCTGCAAGTAGAGATCGCGCGACTTAATTACTTAACACCGCGATTACGTGATGAAAGCAGTGGCGATCGCGAACGCCAAAAAGGCCGTTCAATCAGTGAAACTGTGTTTGAGATTAATCGTCGCCGTGTTCGCACTAAAATAGCCGAGCTACGACGCGAACTGACCAAGGTACAACGCGAGATGCAAGGTCGAAGCAGTGGTCGTATCGAGCAGTTAACCGTGGCGTTAGTGGGTTATACCAATGCCGGTAAATCATCTTTAATGCGTGCTCTAACAGGATCTGAAGTATTAGTTGAAGATAAACTGTTTGCTACTTTAGATACCACGATACGTACATTACAGCCGCCGACACAACCGCGTATTTTAATCTCCGACACCGTTGGTTTTATCCAGAAGCTGCCTCATGATTTAGTGGCATCATTTCATTCAACTTTAGAAGAAGCAAAAAATGCAGACTTATTGCTTTACGTGGTTGATGCATCAGACGAAAATTTCATTTCGCAATTAGCCATTGTAGATCATGTATTAGGGCAATTAAATATCGATTTGAATAACAAAGTATTATTACTCAATAAGGTAGATTGCTTAAACGAAGAACAGCAATTAGACCTACTGGAGCGCTATCCAGATGCGCTACAAATCAGTGCACATGACAAAGGTGATGTCGCGTTCGTACATCAGGAAATTCAAAACTTATTAGAAAAGAAAATGTGTCCAGCTTGCTTTGATATTCCCTACACAGCCAGTGGTGTGATAGGTGAAATTCACAGTAAAATGCAGGTTCTAGAAGAGGAATACCATGAAAAAGGTATTCGTATCACATTAAAAGCAAGCCCGGTTGCCCTAGAGCGATTACATAAAATGCTGCAACTCACTACTTTTTAA
- a CDS encoding SAM dependent methyltransferase gives MTDNKWEQFAKSFEESNNYVVGIKDIQTVKSKLNLLSGTGNILELGCGNGTYTECFIESASSIVATDISDQMISITRDRFKDHKMVQIEKADCFNLPYQDSSFDTVFMANLLHVIPNPEIALSECFRVLKNDGRLVIASFTLHGMSFFNKIRLKFRYMRKYGAKSSSTIMLTPQLAENMTKSLGFQTITAELVGSKVKAVYLTANKSHNI, from the coding sequence ATGACAGATAACAAATGGGAACAGTTTGCGAAGAGTTTTGAAGAAAGTAACAATTATGTTGTTGGTATAAAAGACATTCAAACTGTAAAAAGTAAGTTGAATTTACTATCTGGTACTGGGAATATTCTTGAACTTGGTTGCGGTAATGGAACATATACTGAGTGCTTCATTGAATCGGCGTCCAGCATAGTGGCTACAGATATTTCAGACCAGATGATTTCTATAACTCGAGATAGGTTTAAAGACCACAAAATGGTTCAAATTGAAAAAGCAGATTGCTTTAATTTACCGTATCAGGACTCTTCATTTGATACTGTTTTTATGGCTAATCTATTACATGTTATTCCCAACCCAGAAATTGCACTGTCTGAATGTTTTCGAGTATTGAAAAATGATGGGAGACTTGTTATCGCAAGTTTTACGCTTCACGGAATGAGCTTTTTTAATAAAATACGTTTGAAGTTCAGGTACATGAGGAAGTATGGGGCAAAGTCATCTTCAACTATAATGCTTACTCCTCAGTTGGCTGAAAACATGACTAAATCTTTAGGTTTTCAAACGATAACTGCTGAACTTGTAGGTTCGAAAGTCAAGGCTGTTTATCTCACCGCAAACAAATCACATAATATATAA
- a CDS encoding putative nucleoside transporter protein — translation MSETRKNILVFLIPSLFGLFFFLAPLSVDGNFTFPLALMAKGVKGLLGDAIHPLITTIICLSALISVFANTIKPAFIVHSELLTRLFILTPIWVVIRVLGAAFTLFALYKVGPEFIWSANTGGLVLYDLLPSLLVTFFFAGLLLPLLLNFGLLEFLGTILSKVMRPVFRLPGRSAIDCISSWLGDGTVGVILTSKQYEEKKYTQREAAVVATMFSPVGISFSLVVLTQVGLENYFVPFYATICLSGIIAAMIIQFLPPLSYKKDTYIDGSKPDLDNELIPESLSAVKYGYQLALERASKVKGIKSTFSEGLQNSLDMMFGVLPVIMAVGTIGLVIAETTPLFAWLGVPFVPLLELLDLPEAQAAAETVLVGFTDMYVPSIIAASTIESDITKFVIAALSISQLIFMSETGSVILSSKIPVNIIELIAIFILRTLVTLPVIALCAHMLF, via the coding sequence ATGAGTGAAACCAGAAAAAATATATTAGTATTTTTAATCCCGTCTTTATTTGGATTATTTTTCTTTCTTGCACCATTAAGCGTTGATGGTAATTTTACATTCCCACTGGCTTTAATGGCTAAAGGCGTAAAAGGTCTGCTAGGTGACGCGATTCATCCACTCATTACCACGATTATTTGTTTATCAGCACTGATCTCTGTATTTGCTAATACAATTAAACCTGCATTTATTGTTCACTCTGAATTATTAACGCGTTTATTTATTCTTACCCCTATTTGGGTTGTGATCCGTGTTCTTGGTGCTGCATTCACATTATTCGCACTTTATAAGGTTGGTCCAGAGTTCATTTGGAGCGCAAATACCGGCGGGCTAGTATTGTATGATCTATTGCCATCACTTCTTGTTACCTTTTTCTTTGCCGGCTTATTACTGCCATTATTATTAAACTTCGGCTTACTCGAGTTCTTAGGCACTATTTTAAGTAAAGTCATGCGCCCTGTATTTCGTTTGCCAGGTCGTTCTGCTATTGACTGTATTTCATCATGGCTTGGTGATGGTACGGTTGGTGTGATTTTAACAAGTAAACAATATGAAGAAAAAAAATATACACAAAGAGAAGCTGCTGTTGTTGCAACCATGTTTTCACCAGTCGGTATTTCGTTTTCTTTGGTGGTATTAACACAGGTTGGCTTAGAAAATTACTTTGTTCCTTTCTACGCAACAATTTGTCTGTCTGGCATTATCGCAGCAATGATTATTCAGTTTCTGCCACCGCTAAGTTATAAAAAAGACACATACATTGATGGTAGCAAACCAGATCTTGATAACGAACTTATTCCGGAGTCACTGTCAGCTGTCAAATACGGCTACCAACTAGCGCTGGAAAGAGCGAGTAAAGTAAAAGGCATAAAATCAACGTTTAGTGAAGGTCTACAAAATTCATTAGATATGATGTTCGGTGTATTACCAGTGATAATGGCTGTTGGTACGATTGGTTTGGTTATTGCCGAAACAACACCGTTATTTGCATGGTTAGGTGTACCTTTTGTGCCACTATTAGAGCTATTAGATCTACCTGAAGCACAAGCAGCAGCAGAGACGGTACTGGTTGGTTTTACTGATATGTACGTACCATCGATTATCGCAGCATCAACCATTGAGAGCGATATCACTAAGTTCGTGATTGCTGCATTATCTATCTCTCAGCTAATCTTTATGTCGGAAACAGGCTCGGTAATCTTATCAAGTAAGATCCCAGTGAACATCATTGAGTTAATCGCGATCTTCATTCTACGTACATTAGTTACATTACCTGTAATCGCATTATGTGCGCACATGTTGTTCTAA
- a CDS encoding sensor protein, histidine kinase, with protein sequence MFFRNILIQLMFIISLSVFVSFTFLIPTLNLLWLEQSGHVETIETYRSAGTIYLLAKKLNTIEQGKQIEALAQLQIQFNYVLTLKKKEPLSLTFEQAKVLAQGQTLFDSETSELYYQLGDNGFILVIGDIDNAAPIHQTVQQDEVAAILNLIYQDLLTIPSDDWSKRMAQIDLYFSVTIKMIALSDSRISEIQREDLLNQEIVFQYIDPLNESDIPEYILQKIPNHNTVVVIGPLNSVIEERIINDVLMRFVIIIGVLVFLPLSIWLFPSWRTSASLLKATENFGHGDLSSRSTIFKGSNLNGLTTTFNKMAARVETLYDNNIMLNSAVSHELRTPLTRIEFAIELLRNPSLKQQEKQMHRIEKAISEIRVMSDEMELYARFDRERPNFEFVMTELTTWFDNVKQEWIYYEKGTTINVVHVPSQIYVPIEPFYFRRMINNIIRNAYKHSLNTINVHIEILNDECLITIENDGTSIEDKYKEKVFEPFFRLDQSRSRNSGGTGLGLAIVKQIVIWHHGKVWIEDSHSGGVKVKITLPVKPSY encoded by the coding sequence ATGTTCTTTCGTAATATATTAATCCAATTAATGTTTATTATTTCACTGTCTGTTTTTGTTAGTTTTACTTTTTTAATACCAACGCTAAACTTGCTTTGGCTTGAGCAATCAGGTCATGTTGAAACGATTGAAACCTATCGCTCAGCTGGTACGATCTATTTGTTAGCAAAGAAACTTAATACAATTGAACAAGGTAAACAAATTGAAGCTCTGGCTCAACTGCAAATTCAATTCAACTATGTTTTAACACTGAAAAAAAAGGAGCCGCTATCATTAACTTTTGAACAAGCTAAAGTATTAGCACAAGGTCAAACCCTATTCGATTCAGAAACATCAGAACTTTACTATCAGTTGGGTGATAACGGTTTCATCTTGGTCATTGGCGATATAGACAATGCAGCCCCAATTCATCAAACAGTACAACAGGATGAGGTTGCTGCAATTTTAAACCTCATTTATCAAGACTTATTAACGATACCTTCGGACGATTGGTCTAAGAGAATGGCACAGATAGATCTATATTTTTCCGTCACGATTAAAATGATTGCCTTAAGTGACAGTCGAATTTCTGAAATCCAACGCGAAGACTTGCTTAACCAAGAGATTGTTTTTCAGTATATTGATCCACTAAACGAAAGCGACATTCCTGAATATATCCTCCAGAAGATACCTAATCACAATACAGTTGTTGTTATTGGCCCACTTAACAGCGTAATAGAAGAAAGGATTATTAATGATGTATTAATGCGATTTGTCATCATTATCGGCGTATTGGTTTTCTTACCGTTAAGCATCTGGCTATTTCCCTCTTGGCGAACTTCAGCTTCTCTACTCAAAGCGACCGAAAATTTTGGACATGGTGATCTATCTAGTCGTTCCACCATTTTTAAAGGCAGTAATTTAAATGGATTAACCACTACATTTAATAAGATGGCAGCAAGAGTCGAGACGCTATATGACAATAACATTATGTTGAACAGTGCTGTTTCTCATGAATTAAGAACGCCGTTAACGAGAATTGAATTTGCCATTGAATTACTTAGAAATCCGTCATTAAAACAGCAAGAAAAACAGATGCATCGTATTGAAAAAGCTATTTCGGAAATACGAGTCATGTCTGATGAAATGGAGCTGTATGCACGATTTGACCGAGAACGACCTAATTTTGAATTTGTCATGACTGAACTGACAACCTGGTTTGATAATGTAAAGCAAGAGTGGATATATTACGAAAAAGGCACGACCATTAATGTTGTTCATGTGCCATCTCAAATATACGTACCAATCGAGCCTTTTTATTTCAGAAGAATGATTAATAACATAATTCGAAATGCTTATAAACATTCTTTAAATACCATCAATGTTCACATTGAAATACTCAATGACGAGTGCCTAATTACGATTGAAAATGACGGTACTTCAATCGAGGATAAGTATAAGGAAAAAGTGTTTGAACCATTCTTTAGATTGGATCAAAGCCGTTCACGTAATTCAGGTGGAACAGGACTTGGGCTGGCGATTGTTAAACAAATTGTTATCTGGCATCATGGTAAAGTATGGATTGAAGATAGTCACTCAGGTGGAGTAAAAGTAAAAATTACACTTCCAGTAAAACCATCATACTAA